A stretch of DNA from Ranitomeya variabilis isolate aRanVar5 chromosome 1, aRanVar5.hap1, whole genome shotgun sequence:
atatatattgcactgcATATGTCATCTAGTTTTAATGTGCTAACTTCTGTGTTTGCATTGTTCCAATGGTAATATGTTATGCTGTGTTTGCCCTGTTTTGCCATGCTCCTATATGTGTCACTGTTGTAGAATAAGGGAAAGCAAGGATTTACTGAGTGGGCTGGGTTAGCAGCAGAAAGGCGGCAGGAAGCTGCTGCTCCCAGTCAGTAGCCCGGGCACGTGAGCTCTGGGCAGATGAGTAGCAGCAGCCAGGGCATTTCCAGACCCCAGGAAGGGAAGAATCTGTTTGCCTATGGCAAAGTCTGAAATTTGTTGTGAAAACCTGCAGCATTAATTGACATTCATGGGATTTACCGCCTGAACTGCACATCAATTGTCTCTGCAGGTTTTTGATTTACGATGTCTGTATGGTCCAGTAATGTTTCATGCACTTTTCCGCTCTGGTAATATATAGCGGATTTTCTGCCCACAATATTGGATGGAAAATATGTGCCGGTGTGCACACAACCTTGATGGGATAGAACGCTGCCACAGAGCCGCTTTCTTTTCTCCTGTGATAATGCTGCCTGAGGACAGGATCGGCATTCTCTCTCTTTCCCAATGTGGCGGTGACCTCATGTGGACTCACAATTATATATCCAATACATCAAATCTAACACACACTTCACACTTAGTACTCACTGGTTGTCACGGGGTACTCACTGGGGGCAGAGAGTCTGGGTGGTGGtggcggaggaggaggtggaggcagTAGCGGTGGGGGTCTGCACTGACACACTTGCTGACAACCGCCGGGTACATTTTCCACTGTGGATCTAGAGCACGTCTTCTGGAGTTCAGCCTGAGCAATCTAGAAGAAAGGCAAGGGTTAGTGACTCCATTGTGCATGATTCTGGAGAGCTTCTACCACTCAGGATATGGACGCTGTGATGACGATTTGTTTCTATAGAGAATACAGCAGAGGACAATGCACATGAATGGCAGAGAGCTGCAGTACCATTCAAGGCCACTAGACTATGTATGGCGCTCTATCAGTTCCTGTGTGACGCCACCTCTTCAATCAGCTGATTGGTAGAGGTCTTATTCCCACCAATCCATCTATGACTGATCCTTAGACTAGGTTACTAATATTAAAGtcccggagaacccctttaaggtgCTAATTAATGAAAGTCACATTATATAACATAAGGAAGGTTCTGATTTTCTGTGCAGAGATCTTGCAATGCTAGCTGGGAAAAAAAGTATGCAAAACAGAAGGAAGAAAAATGTCTCTATACTGTCAACTAGGGAAACTACCCTGCATAGCAGCTACTTGTTGGACCATCATCTACTTTAAACTTACTTGATTTTTGCTATTAATGAGAACTAACTGGTTCAAATGTGAACTGCGCTCTACAAGTAACACCATTATAGGATTGCATATGAAGCGAGATATTTGCCCATTTGTGGTGCCCATTAAATGAGGGTGACCCTTGTATGTACCACTGCTGTGGCCAGTAATGGGAACGTAGGGGCTGAGGGCTCCAGTAAGCCTCAGTGTAACATTCAGCTGCGGTATAGGCCCATTATCCCGACCTAATTGTTGGTTGCAGATCTTACCATTTATGGAGCAGGAGGTGGCTGTATAAATAGCAGATTTCATTAAAGCTCATTTCATATACACAAATAAGGATCAAATATCTCCTGTTAAATATAGACAGTGGGGATTTATGCAGGGAGCGGGGATGACGACATGGGGCCAAAACAAAGCTCAAGTCAAGATGAATGATCACTGTGAGAAGTCGGCAAAATGTCATCATATATGGCTCAAAACGACCTGCAGTCTGGGAGATGGAACCTCCATGATACATTGTGACAGTCATCAGCAGTGAGCGCAGGACCAGGTCAGAAGGAGAGTTTTCAGCTCTCTGATGCAGCCTGACCACAGTAGATCTTTCCAATGTAAATGATGTGACATGCTGCACTCAGATCTGACGGCTACTTACCTGCAGGAGTCCAGCGAGGGGGAGTGTTAGACAGTGAATGAGGAGGGTgggagacaggaggcagaagctcCTGGTGTTCTGCATAACTCCCGAAGAAACGGTCACAACCTGCAAAACTGGGACAAAAGCCAAAAAGTTACTGGAGACAAGGCACAAATATGGAGGGTGgtcttgtaagggtatgtgcacatgacgttATTTTCAGGAGGGTCTGCTCTGAAACTTGCCTGAAAAGTGCCCTAAAAACAGTCAAAAGAATGAACACGTATTTCTATGTCAAAACGACttgtatgttcagtcttttgatcgTTTTCTAACCGCCTCAAGTTTAAAAAGACGTGAAATGGTTAAAAGAAGTGTCCATTCCTTCTTCTGGCATCTGCATGGAAGATGCTACAAACTAAATAAAGAAGCCCTTGAGAATCCCACAAAGACAGATTAAAGACGCTGCTTTTTTCAAAAAGCAGCATTTCCTGAAAAATCCACTTAAAAATCTTGGCAGGCTCAACTGAGTTTAAAAGACGTCATGTGCACACGCCAATAATGTTACACGAAAGATAaaaaagtcactgtgtacatgcgttATCTTCATAAtaaatcctgtactgatcctgagttacatcctgtattgtactccagagctgcactcactattctgctggtacagacactgtgtacatacattacagtactgatcctgagttacatcctgagctgcactcactattctgctggtgcagtcactgtgtacagttgtgaccaaaattattgacacccctgccattctgtcagataatactcagtttcttcctgaaaatgattgcaatcacaaattctttggtattaacttcatttaatttgtcttaaatgaaaaaacacaaaagagaatgaagcaaaaagcaaaacattgatcatttcacacaaaactccaaaaatggaccagacaaaagtattggcaccctcagcctaatacttggttgcacaatctttagccaaaataactgcgaccaaccgcttccggtaaccatcaatgagtttcttacaatgctctgctggaattttagaccattcttctttggcaaactgctccaggtccctgatatttgaagggtgccttctccaaactgccatttttagatctctccacaggtgttctatgggattcaggtctggactcattgctggcccctttagaagtctccagtgatttctttcaaaccattttctagtgcttttttaagtgtgttttgggtcatcatcctgctggaagacccatgacctctgagggagacccagctttctcacactgggccctacattatgctgcaaaatttgttggtagtcttcagacttcataatgccatgcacacggtcaagcagtccagtgccagaggcagcaaagcaaccccaaaacatcagggaacctccgccatgtttgactgtagggaccgtgttcttttctttgaatgcctctttttttatcctgtaaactctatgctgatgcctttgcccaaaaagctctacttttgtctcatctgacgagagaacattcttccaaaacgttttaggctttttcaggtaagtttgggcaaactccagcctggcttttttatgtctcggggttagaagtggggtcttcctgggtctcctaccatacagtcccttttcattcagacgccgacggatagtacgggttgacactgttgtaccctcggactgcagggcagcttgaacttgtttggatgttagtcgaggttctttatccaacatccgcacaatcgtgcgttgaaatctcttgtcaatttttcttttccgtccacatctagggaggttagccacagtgccatggactttaaacttcttgatgacactgggcacggtagacacaggaacattcaggtctttggagatagacttgtagccttgagattgctcatgcttcctcacaatttggtttctcaagtcctcagacagttctttggtcttctttcttttctccatgctcaatgtggtacacacaaggacacaggacagaggctgagtcaactttaatccatgttaactggctgcaagtgtgatttagttattgccaacacctgttaggtgccacaggtaagttacaggtgctgttaattacacaaattagagaagcatcacatgatttttcgaacagtgccaatacttttgtccacccccttttttatgtttggtgtggaaataTATCCTATTTGGCTTTAggaaattctttttgtgttttttcatttaagacaaattaaatgaagataataataccaaagaattttgcaaggagtccagacctgaatcccatagaacacctgtggagagatctaaaaatggcagtttggagaaggcacccttcaaatatcagggtcttggagcagtttgccaaagaagaatggtctaaaattccagcagagcattgtaagaaactcattgatggttaccggaagcggttggtcgcagttattttggctaaaggttgtgcaaccaagtattaggctgagggtgccaatacttttgtctggtccatttttggagttttgtgtgaaatgatcaatgttttgctttttgcttcattctcttttgtgttttttcatttaagacaaattaaatgaagataataataccaaagaatttgtgtttgcaatcattttcaggaagaaactgagtattatctgacagaatggcaggggtgtcaatacttttggccacaactgtacatacattacattactgatcctgtactgatcctgacttacatcctgtattatactccagagctgcactcactattctgctggtgcagtcactgtgtgcatacattacattactgatccggagttacatccagtattataccacagagctgtactcattattctgctggtacagtcactgtgtacatacattatattactgatcctgagttacatcctgtattatcctccagagctgcacttactattctgctggtgcagtcactgtgtacatacattacattactgatcctgagttccatcctgtattataccctagagctgcactcactgttttgttgctgcagtcactgtgtacatacattacattactggtcctgagttacatcttgtactataccccagagctgcactcactattctgctggtgcagtcactgtgtacatacattacattactgatcctggtttacatcctgtattatcctccagagctgcactcactattctgctggtgcagtcactgtgtacatacattacattactgatcctgagttacaacctgtattatcctccagagctgcactcacttttttgctggtgcagtcactgtgtacatacattactaagcctgtaatgatcctgagttacatcccgtattataccccagagctgcactcactattctgctggtgcagtcactttatgtatttatgtatataaATGTTGAGTTTTGTAACTTTTTCTTCTTCAATAGAATAAAGAGGAAATCTTTATATAATGATGCTGAGTTTTGCCCACAGCTGAGTAGGAAAATCATTAACTTAAATGTTTCTTTTTAATTAAGACTTGTTGCAACATTTACTATCAAGGTAGATGAAATGGTTGAAGATGCGGATCCATAGTAGGCTCTACCCTGAGTGTGTTTCTCTTTGGGTAACCTACATCCTTCATGTTTGCACTTATAATAATGTAAAGAATATTAAACCATAAAAATATCTTTTGTTGTTTCATTTTAGGAAATGCTGTGGACAGAGGCAGGCAGTTTGTGCTTCCATGTGATAGCGGAAACAACAGCGCCACTTACAGGTGATAACAGAGAGAGATAAAACGATATCATTGATGTTAAAGAAACGGCAACATACTGTTTACACGGGAATATCTCTTTAATTGTTCATAAATTGGGTGATATCAGATATGGATTATTTTCTAGGATTCTGAGAGTCCGGAAGATGAAATATTTAGGATTCTTATAGTATTTGAATAGGTGCCGGATTGTCAGATATTCTGAATTATTTGTGATTGTTACAAAACACATAAATAAAAGACGGTCTGCTACAGTTTGGGCCGCACAACCTTTTCTGCAGGAGCTTAGAAATAATAATTTGCAGTAAAGGAAAGTTCCAATAGGAGAGGCGACCTCCTCTGCTGGATCTGGGTTCCAGCTCCCAAActtcataaaaataaataaataaataaactcacTTTGCATTTTGCCTAGTCAGTAATTTGCCAGCCTAAAATGGCTGATTACAGGGATCAATAGAATGCATTGACCGGAACACAAAGAAGAGTCTTTGATGTTAGTCTCCATTGACCAGGCGTTATCAGtgtgcagagctgagtttgtcacttGTGTTAGGGATGAGCAGGAGTTAAAGAGGAGCACATCAGATGCAGCAGAGTCAAGTTTGTTAGGGACGGTCAAATTCAAGTCTGTCAGATGCGTCAGTCATAGCCTGGGACATAGAAATGTCAGAGGTGGAATAGTAGAGTTGGTGAGAGGCAGCAGAGCTGTATTTGGCATAGTTCACGGTGATATCAAAACATGTAAGTTgtgattttacataggactgcgggtAAATCTAAACATATAGAGACAATGGACAATTCAGCACTGCTAGATCTGTCTGTGCCGCCATAAGTTTAAGTAAGGTGACCACTGCTGCCTTTTCCTGCAACTCTACCCTGTCCTcacttagagatgagcgaatttgttcggaaatgaTCGCCgactctgaatttgccatattggtaccctatttgtgccgaatttatgtttcaaGATAGGGTCTatacatattcggccaattcaactcccattgactccaatgacgctcGTCAAATATTACAAATTCAATATTCGCTGCCGATCGTTATCCAAACCGAATTTTcaaaaattcactcaactcttgACTCCCCACACAGTGACCCCTGGATGAGTGTAGTAGTGATGTACAGGGAATAAGGATCCTTACACCCTCCCTAATCCGTCCCCTGACAGACAGCGGAGCTATTGTCAGCTCATACTATGGTGCCGGGTGCCACCAGGATCTGTGGCCTCATCCAAAATACATCACACTTGTCTGGACTCGGCCTGGTGTTTCTATGTTCTCCCGGCCTGTTCTGTTAAGAATCCGGACTGTGAGCTCCAGGGACAAGGAGGATGAGAGTTATTCCTTGTTAGTGGGATAGTGAGATGAGCTTGTGACCTCTAGGGGACAAGGAGGATGGGAGTTATGCTTTGGCTATGGGATACTGACATTAGATTGTGAGCGACAGGGAGGGTGGGAGTAATACCCTCTTGGGGGGATATTGAGATTAGTTTGTAACCTCTAGGAGACGGGATTGTTTTGTGGGATAGTGATTTGCATGGTGAACTCCAGGCCTCAGGAATGATGGAAGCTAAGGCTCTTTCCGACTACAGTGATTTTTCTTGCATGCAAAACTCTGGGATAATATTCATCATTGTTGTGGATCAGATTTCCATCAgtgccagtttttaccatcagttttatCTGTTTTCTTATGCAAAGTTTATTTTAAGCTTTACTTATCAAACACGATAATCCGACAGCACTAGAATGCTACCACAATGGTATTGGAATcttgtctaattttttttttttttttcatttttatttttcctcaaggacccatagacttttttttttaaagagtttgaTCCATAACTACAATAAATAATTCCCcagtctgttgttttttttttggcggACTACTCGGTCATACGAGTTTTAGTTGTAGCCCATAACAATCATAGCAAAGAACTTGCAGAAGAATCACGGATTTCTGAAAGAGGCCTTATGGGAGTACGATCGTGAGATTAGATTGTACATTCTAGGAGATAGAGATGTGGGAGCTGTAGGCTGGGTGATGAATattgagattagattgtgagctccattggaCAGGGGTGATTGGAGATATTAGTCTGTGTACTGCGCTACTGGATAGGTTGTCACTAtaacaatatttattaataaatgcTAGGCACTCTGCTTTATCCCAGGGATAGTAGGCAGCTAGCCTCAACCCTATTTTCACAGACTGCATAGCCAATGCtctattatataaaaaaaagtctATCCCAAGTAATTATAAGAATGTGCCCCATTGTATAAACTGCTTTATATACAACGGGGTCCATCATGTGTCCTTATTGTGGCTCCTACCACCTGGAGCGATCCATGATGTGATCCAACCGACAGGCTGTTATCTACAGAATTTGCGCCATACTTGCAGAGTGCGCCACTTTCTATGTCACCACACCCCTTCCAGTGGCAGATAATGGCTCCTATGTTTCCAGTTTCGCCCATGTGTAACTGCAGTGACTGTGCCCCACTGTTCTACAATAGCGATCCCCAACGTGTtgaaaaactacaactcccagcaggctaCATAGACAGTCCATGACTATTATCCTGTAGTCCCACCTGCAGAAGGCCCTCCATAGATGGAGAACTCTAAGGTGACTTTCCTGGAGCAGCAGTCCATGCCCTGTGCTACCACTGGCTCTGGTCACCTCTATGGAGAAAAGTCCCAGTAGTGAGTGGAGAGCACTCTGGGCACAAGGAATGACAGGGATAAACTTTCAGTCCCAGATTCCTCTGAAGCTGTGATGTTCCTGGGCTCTGAGGACTGCTCTGCTATGGCTTCAGATTCTGTGACTTCAGGAGGGGGAGACTCTGCCAAATCTTAACTGGATGTGTCCCTGGAGCTTGCTTTATGCTGAAGATGCATAAGGTGCACGGTTTACTTTGCTTGGTTTCCTTGGAAAGGATTTCTTAACTCTTTCCTTGCAGGAATTGCTTGGAGCAAGTCACAGCTCAGTCTATGCCCTGCACCGACTGCTTCTATATTAGTATATATGGACAGGAATGATATATGCTCAGGTGTTGCCCTTGTAGAGGACCAGTGAGCAGGGCTGGGTGGGCACACATCTGGTGACATGTGGCTTGGTGAGCAGAGCTTTATCATTTATGTATCAAAGTTTCCATAAGTGCAACATTGTAGCAAACACATAAACAACGAAGGTAAATATCAGGGAGTGAAGGCATCGTGGGGCACTGCTGACAAGGCTGCACTTTCAGGGAGCCCATGCTGACTTACCTCTGTGGTTGTTGGGGTCTTGGGGTCTCCAGATGTCTCCGGTCCCTTCAGGGAAAAGTTACCAGCTTGTGGGGAAGCAGGTCCTCCCCTGGTGGAGGTTATGTCTCCCATGTCTCTGCCTCACCCCAGCTTGGCTTCATCTTCTTGGAGTTCCTGGACAGTATGGGAGCCCTCACCTCCCACCCTCTTCCCCTTCTATGCCCCTGGCTGCTCCAAGAACCAGTCCTGAGGTGTCTATTATGATAGTAAAAGTGCAGCTGACTCACAAGCAGAGACTTCCAGAGACAGAGCAGGGTGGAAACCCCCCCAAGAAGGTAACATCCTCCATGCTTCCTCCAAACTCTCCTGCAAATCCCAGTCTGCACAGAGCCCAACTACAGGTCACATCCCCAGCAGCTGAGGCTGGAGAATGCAGAATTACAGGGAGCCAGGAGCAGAGCCAGGGGCTGGCTGCAATCTAGCCTCAGCATACTGCAGTGATTTTTCATCCCCATCTAGCGAGTCCATTGTGTATTTGGCACTCAGTGCTGTTTGATTGTTCCCTTTTTCTAGAGCCACATGATCCTGGATAGGTGGAGGGAGCTGCTCCTCTGCCCACTCCTCCTGCTTAGAAGGGGGGATGCCCCTGCACCTGACTGGGATCTAAATGGTGTGGATGATTCCAGTGGGGAGGGAGGGAGATCCTGGATTCTCTCCAGACACAAGGGTTTTCACAGTCTTCAGAAAAAGTAGAACCATATGGGGAGAGGCTTAGTTTTGGATCTTGCACTCAGGACCTACTGGAATCATAACCTATAGACAGTGAAGGAGAGAGGGGCTTGGAAGAGATAATACAAATGCAAAAAACTGCATCCTACAATCAAGATGAAAGAACTGTCCTGTGCATATATACACATTAGGCAAGGAAACTTGTATGGAGTAGCAGCACTGAGCATATTAAGCACCTAGACTGACACAATAAGTGGTATAGGAAGGGTTATGGATTCATGCCTTCTCACCTTCCCTTTCTAAAATAATACCCAAAGAAAGGCaaagaaatgaaaaagaaaaaataagtgcAGTACTGGCAATCACCACCAGGGGCCAAGTCTTCCCTTTAATAGTAgtatcactattagtgatgagcgagcgtgctcggatatggtgttatctcagcatgctcgggtgctatctgagtcacttcggcatgctcgaaaaatatgtccgaGTCTTCGAGGCTGTTTGATAGCTGAAACGTGTGGGGCTTGCCTGTTTGCATGCTCAGAAAACACCTTatatgagcacattcgctcatcaataATCACTATGCAGTTCTATtgatgttatatacacagtgtgcAGTGTACTCAGCATTGTGCATGGTCCTGACGGAGGTAAGGTTCAGAACTCTCCCAAGAAAGAAGGAAATATGTGACAGAATCAATTCAGTAATGATGTGAACATGGAAGATTCTGACTATATGATGGTCCATTTGATCTCCATGTATGTGGCCACATGGGGGGCTATCTTCTTAAAAGGAATAGGGAGTGAAATGAAGAGAGAAATGGGGTGTTGGATGTTTATTTATGGAGGATGCTGTAAAACCCAGACTGGGCTCAGCCGTATTTCCCGGCCATGCTACAGAACATACTTTTTGATTTATTGCTCATGCACACAATCTATATTTAATATATGAGAAAGGCTCATTGCtgagcactatgtggtggtaataaagTCGCACTTTTTTATTCTTTCAAGACCCTAGTGCTGTTGCCATTTTTTTTGACATTACTGACTGAGTTGTCCCATCCTTTGGGCAATGTGCACAGGGCTCTGTGGTAGTTACCAAGGAGAGCGCAGTCTCCATTATGTTATTGTATTATAGGGCCCCTCTGGTGCTGGGTAGTTACGTTTAGCAACTTTTTAATAACCTTTGGTTTCACCGTTCTCTGCTTCTAGAGCTAAGCAATAAAAGGTCTCTCTCTGGCAGCAAGCATGCAACTAGTGAAGAACTGAGGCACGAAATCTGTTAGGACATTGTATAAGTTTTTATAATTCAATGCTGGGGTGTCATCTACAAAAGACATGGACACCCTCTGGGACCATTCTAGCTTCTTAAGTCTGTGTATTTTTGCTTGCAACATTTTGCACCAGTTGCCTTCTATAGCCCCTGTGTTGCACTGTCTCTTGTTGGCCAGAGTAAGAGTTAAATGAGGCCATGTCAGTGAGTTGGCTCCAGCAGGAGGGTTTATAACCCTTATATTCCTTTTTCTGagctcttctcagctgatttatgaacaCAAAGTTCTGCTTAACTTTCACAGGATCATAAATTAGCTGCCAGGAGGTCAGAAAAGGGAAGAAAAGTTACTTTGGTAATTCTGACAGATATCAACTATTGCAGCCAGCAATATCCAGTGCAACgtaattgcaaaaataattttagcCAAAACTtcatacatttaaaaaacaaaacaaaacacacttcAGTATAGTTTGCTGCAATAGTGACAGTATGCGGCGCTGACATCTAGTGTAGCATAGATGGGCACAGCATAATAGAGGTTTACATTGGAGAAACGACTTTTACAATAATGTGTAGTATAATGTGACCATAGTGTGACATACACTAACATTATGGCAATGCCGACACGTAGTGTGAACTGCAACCACCAAGTGCTGCATCTTATGTGAGATTTGTAAGCACCAAGTTTGTGTGAAGAGGGAAGAAGAAATGTCTTCTCTTTTATTCCACTATGGTCTCAACTGTCTCTTtataacaggggtggggaacctcaggcccccgggcaatttatggccctcgatgaccATTTATCAGGCCCTCGGGCAGATTCTCGGGGACCGcaatcttgggcagggagctgtattttgattgccacaagctcattaatttcttcttgctctgttagcacacacatgcagtgctcactactgaacactgaagggcatgcaatgaaagattacgtcctgaccccAGTACCAGACTcacgatgtactttgtgggcggagtttgaacgcccccgaaggatggtataaatatccaaatggcccttggcagaaaaaagattccccacccctgctttatcgGACGTGGGGCCACTGATTGCCTTACAGGATTTTGCA
This window harbors:
- the PRIMA1 gene encoding proline-rich membrane anchor 1 isoform X1, whose amino-acid sequence is MQNTRSFCLLSPTLLIHCLTLPLAGLLQIAQAELQKTCSRSTVENVPGGCQQVCQCRPPPLLPPPPPPPPPPRLSAPSEYPVTTIKIPQCCVEETWWHFLLIILAAVVLFIVVIMCYKAIKRKPLHKDENGTTRAAEYAMTLETA
- the PRIMA1 gene encoding proline-rich membrane anchor 1 isoform X2: MQNTRSFCLLSPTLLIHCLTLPLAGLLQIAQAELQKTCSRSTVENVPGGCQQVCQCRPPPLLPPPPPPPPPPRLSAPIKIPQCCVEETWWHFLLIILAAVVLFIVVIMCYKAIKRKPLHKDENGTTRAAEYAMTLETA